A window from Mus caroli chromosome 2, CAROLI_EIJ_v1.1, whole genome shotgun sequence encodes these proteins:
- the Alkbh3 gene encoding alpha-ketoglutarate-dependent dioxygenase alkB homolog 3 isoform X3, which yields MGIREDVTYPQPRLTAWYGELPYTYSRITMEPNPHWLPVLWTLKGRIEENTSHTFNSLLCNLYRDEKDSVDWHSDDEPSLGSCPIIASLSFGATRTFEMRKKPPPEENGDYTYVERVKIPLDHGTLLIMEGATQADWQHRVPKEYHSRQPRINLTFRTVYPDPRGAPR from the exons ATGGGCATCAGAGAGG atgtAACTTATCCGCAACCAAGACTTACAGCATGGTATGGAGAGCTTCCTTACACTTACTCAAGAATCACTATGGAACCAAATCCTCAC TGGCTTCCTGTGCTGTGGACTCTGAAGGGCCGCATTGAAGAGAACACCAGCCACACCTTCAACTCCTTGCTGTGTAATCTTTACCGGGATGAGAAGGACAGCGTGGACTGGCACAGCGACGATGAACCATCCCTGGGGAGCTGCCCCATCATTGCTTCCCTCAGTTTTGGTGCCACTCGGACTTTTGAGATGAGGAAGAAGCCCCCACCT gaagaaaatggagactaTACATATGTGGAGAGAGTGAAGATACCATTGGATCACGGGACCTTGCTAATCATGGAAGGAGCCACACAAGCCGACTGGCAG CACCGAGTGCCCAAGGAATACCACTCCAGACAACCGAGAATAAACTTAACCTTTCGGACCGTTTATCCAGACCCAAGAGGAGCCCCCCGGTGA
- the Alkbh3 gene encoding alpha-ketoglutarate-dependent dioxygenase alkB homolog 3 isoform X2: MEDKRQRARVQGGWATPTKSQSAAQPATPARSRLSQTAGPAWRSKEQQQCDRQFVFKEPQLVVRAAPEPKVIDREGVYEISLSPTGVSRVCLYPGFVDLKEANWILEQLCKDVPWKQRMGIREDVTYPQPRLTAWYGELPYTYSRITMEPNPHWLPVLWTLKGRIEENTSHTFNSLLCNLYRDEKDSVDWHSDDEPSLGSCPIIASLSFGATRTFEMRKKPPPEENGDYTYVERVKIPLDHGTLLIMEGATQADWQHRVPKEYHSRQPRINLTFRTVYPDPRGAPR, from the exons ATGGAGGACAAGAGACAGCGAGCCCGAGTGCAGGGAGGCTGGGCTACACCTACCAAGAGCCAGTCTGCTGCTCAGCCAG CTACTCCTGCTAGGAGCCGTCTTTCCCAGACCGCGGGGCCAGCCTGGAGGAGCAAGGAACAGCAGCAATGTGACCGACAATTTGTGTTCAAAGAACCTCAGCTG GTTGTCCGTGCAGCCCCAGAACCCAAAGTGATTGA CAGGGAGGGTGTGTATGAAATCAGCCTGTCACCTACTGGTGTGTCTAG GGTGTGCTTATATCCTGGCTTTGTGGACTTGAAGGAAGCTAACTGGATCTTGGAGCAGCTTTGTAAGGATGTCCCCTGGAAACAGAGGATGGGCATCAGAGAGG atgtAACTTATCCGCAACCAAGACTTACAGCATGGTATGGAGAGCTTCCTTACACTTACTCAAGAATCACTATGGAACCAAATCCTCAC TGGCTTCCTGTGCTGTGGACTCTGAAGGGCCGCATTGAAGAGAACACCAGCCACACCTTCAACTCCTTGCTGTGTAATCTTTACCGGGATGAGAAGGACAGCGTGGACTGGCACAGCGACGATGAACCATCCCTGGGGAGCTGCCCCATCATTGCTTCCCTCAGTTTTGGTGCCACTCGGACTTTTGAGATGAGGAAGAAGCCCCCACCT gaagaaaatggagactaTACATATGTGGAGAGAGTGAAGATACCATTGGATCACGGGACCTTGCTAATCATGGAAGGAGCCACACAAGCCGACTGGCAG CACCGAGTGCCCAAGGAATACCACTCCAGACAACCGAGAATAAACTTAACCTTTCGGACCGTTTATCCAGACCCAAGAGGAGCCCCCCGGTGA
- the Alkbh3 gene encoding alpha-ketoglutarate-dependent dioxygenase alkB homolog 3 isoform X1, producing the protein MKSSEISEQNAFSSPWRTRDSEPECREAGLHLPRASLLLSQLLLLGAVFPRPRGQPGGARNSSNVTDNLCSKNLSCREGVYEISLSPTGVSRVCLYPGFVDLKEANWILEQLCKDVPWKQRMGIREDVTYPQPRLTAWYGELPYTYSRITMEPNPHWLPVLWTLKGRIEENTSHTFNSLLCNLYRDEKDSVDWHSDDEPSLGSCPIIASLSFGATRTFEMRKKPPPEENGDYTYVERVKIPLDHGTLLIMEGATQADWQHRVPKEYHSRQPRINLTFRTVYPDPRGAPR; encoded by the exons ATGAAATCTTCTGAAATCTCAGAACAGAACGCTTTTTCTTCACCATGGAGGACAAGAGACAGCGAGCCCGAGTGCAGGGAGGCTGGGCTACACCTACCAAGAGCCAGTCTGCTGCTCAGCCAG CTACTCCTGCTAGGAGCCGTCTTTCCCAGACCGCGGGGCCAGCCTGGAGGAGCAAGGAACAGCAGCAATGTGACCGACAATTTGTGTTCAAAGAACCTCAGCTG CAGGGAGGGTGTGTATGAAATCAGCCTGTCACCTACTGGTGTGTCTAG GGTGTGCTTATATCCTGGCTTTGTGGACTTGAAGGAAGCTAACTGGATCTTGGAGCAGCTTTGTAAGGATGTCCCCTGGAAACAGAGGATGGGCATCAGAGAGG atgtAACTTATCCGCAACCAAGACTTACAGCATGGTATGGAGAGCTTCCTTACACTTACTCAAGAATCACTATGGAACCAAATCCTCAC TGGCTTCCTGTGCTGTGGACTCTGAAGGGCCGCATTGAAGAGAACACCAGCCACACCTTCAACTCCTTGCTGTGTAATCTTTACCGGGATGAGAAGGACAGCGTGGACTGGCACAGCGACGATGAACCATCCCTGGGGAGCTGCCCCATCATTGCTTCCCTCAGTTTTGGTGCCACTCGGACTTTTGAGATGAGGAAGAAGCCCCCACCT gaagaaaatggagactaTACATATGTGGAGAGAGTGAAGATACCATTGGATCACGGGACCTTGCTAATCATGGAAGGAGCCACACAAGCCGACTGGCAG CACCGAGTGCCCAAGGAATACCACTCCAGACAACCGAGAATAAACTTAACCTTTCGGACCGTTTATCCAGACCCAAGAGGAGCCCCCCGGTGA